The Candidatus Cloacimonadaceae bacterium DNA window CTGAACAACCAGATCGAACTGATGAAGAGCAAGCCCGTGCTCAGTGCCGCCTGGGAGATCATGAAGAAATATCCCGAATGGGAGTCCTTTCCGATCAACAACATTGCCAATCCAGCCGGTCGCTTGCGCAACGTGAAAGTGGAATCCAAACGGGATACCGATATCCTCACCATCAGTTTCGAATCCACCAATCAAGGCGAAGCCATGGCTGCAGTCAATGCCATCGCCGAAGCTATTCAGCAACAAAACACCCTGCATGCACGTCTCGAATTCACCACGATCCGTGAATTCCTCGAGACGCAATTGGATGCCATTTCCCGTAGATTGCAAAGCTCTGAAAACGACCTGCGCGAATTTAAAAACCTGAATAAACTCACCGAACTTAGCCAGGAAACAACCAAGCTGATCGAGCAATCCGCCGAAATCGAAGCTCAATATGAAAGCGCTTTGACCGATCAAGCCGTCAAAGCCAAAACCTTGGACATGTTCAACCGCCAATTGCGTGATCAGGATTCCCTGCTGGTGAACGTAAACAATATCCTCAAGGCTCCTTACATCAGCGAACTGCGCAAACAGGTGATCGAAACCCAAGCTCTGATCACCCGTTTGATCACAAAAAACGAGTATCCTCTTGATCATCCCCAGATCCTGGCTCTCAATCAAGAGCTTGAAAAAGCAAAGCAAACCCTGGATATCGAAATCAAGAAGTTCGTAGCAATATCCTTACAAGATGACCCCCTCAAGACCAGAAACGAGCTGCTTATCAAGATCATTCAGACCAACGTCGATCTGGAAGTAGCACGCACCCGCGTGAGCGGACTGGCGCAGACCAAAGAAATGTATGACGAACGGATCATCACTTTGCCCAATACCGAGCTTGAATTAGCTCGTCTGCTACGCAATATGACCTTGGACGGCAAAATCCACGGCATTATGATGGAAAAATATGAGGATGCCAAGATCGCCGAACAAGCCAAAGTTGGTAATGTCCGCATCATCGATTATGCCGAAAGACCCAGCGCTCCGATCAAGCCAAGAGTGTCGATGAACATCCTGGTTGGCATCATTTTGGGGCTCGGTCTCGGAATCGGTACCGCCTTCGTTGTCCATTCACTGGATACGAAATTGCGCACCCTGGAAGACATGGAGACCTATGTGAGACTGCCGATCGTGGGCACGATCCCCTTGATCCAGGAATCCGAATCCAAGATGGAAGAATTCAACAGAATGATCGAGCAGGCAGACCCCGAAAGCAAGGAACAACTGAGCAAATCAATGC harbors:
- a CDS encoding polysaccharide biosynthesis tyrosine autokinase; amino-acid sequence: MDNQQQPIHHQEDIKLSDYLRIIVQFRYLIVLVFVIVMVLTIVYTARQPRIYAASSRVLLEDQKGSSELMFLTSPGVGKNSLNNQIELMKSKPVLSAAWEIMKKYPEWESFPINNIANPAGRLRNVKVESKRDTDILTISFESTNQGEAMAAVNAIAEAIQQQNTLHARLEFTTIREFLETQLDAISRRLQSSENDLREFKNLNKLTELSQETTKLIEQSAEIEAQYESALTDQAVKAKTLDMFNRQLRDQDSLLVNVNNILKAPYISELRKQVIETQALITRLITKNEYPLDHPQILALNQELEKAKQTLDIEIKKFVAISLQDDPLKTRNELLIKIIQTNVDLEVARTRVSGLAQTKEMYDERIITLPNTELELARLLRNMTLDGKIHGIMMEKYEDAKIAEQAKVGNVRIIDYAERPSAPIKPRVSMNILVGIILGLGLGIGTAFVVHSLDTKLRTLEDMETYVRLPIVGTIPLIQESESKMEEFNRMIEQADPESKEQLSKSMHHVMMQLVSHYAPKSPIAEAYRTLRTNIVSKKPLGSTTMLVTSSGPKEGKSTTIVNLSITLAQMNCRVILVDMDMRRPMIHNKFGIEKENGLSDYLIDPEVGINQIIKPSGIPNLDVISSGFVPPNPSELTSSTRTDKLIEELKARYDYILFDTPPIIAVTDALILTKKVDLTFVVVRCGYTEKGIIKRTKELMENINATIDGIIVNSIYVQKYYNKQNYYYYYYYYYYYYGDEVPKKQKKNAGRFLRKDKSAS